AGGGGGTGATCCTGGGCGGCGATGCCGGGCTCGACTGGCTCGGGATCGCCGTGGCGTTCGCGGCGGTGTTCTCGGCCGCGGCGCTGATTCTGTTTCCGTTCATCTACACAGGCGAGGAATGAGGATGACAGTCGTTCTGGCCGCCTTGGCGGCCGTGGCACTGGCCGCGGCCCAATGGTTCATCTGGGTGTACGCTCCCGTGGAAGAGACCATGGGCGTGGTGCAGAAAATCTTCTACATCCACCTGCCCATGTCCCTGTGGGCCATGGCCAGCTTCCTCGTGGTGTTCGTGGCCTCGGTGATGGTGCTCCTGGACAAGGGCGGCAAGTGGGACCGGCTGGCCGGGGCCTCCTGCGAGCTGGGCGTGGTGTTCTCCGGGCTGGCCCTGGTGACCGGGTCGCTGTGGGGCAAGCCCATCTGGAACGTCTGGTGGACCTGGGACCCCAGGCTCACCACCACCCTCATCATGTGGTTCGTGTACGCGGCCTACCTGATCCTGCGCCAGAGCGGGGTGGGGGGCGAGCGTGGCCCGGTGGTGCGCGCGGCCCTTGGCGTGGTGGCCTTCGTGGACGTCCCGCTGGTGTTCTATTCGGCGCGCAAGTGGCGCTCCATCCACCCGACCGTCTTCGGCTCCCAGGGCGGGGGGCTCGAGCCCGAGATGCTCGTGACCGTGCTTGTGAGCATCGCGGCGGTGGGGATTTTCTGGGCCGCGCTCCTTTCCCTGCGCTCCCGGCAGCTGGGCCAGGCGTCGGCCATCCGGAACGTGTTTCTGCATCAGGCGAGGTGATGTGACCCATGGGCAAGGAAAACTATCTGCTGGCGGCCAACGTGCTGGTCTGGCTCGGACTGTGCGGCTACGTGGCCTTCGTGGCCTCGCGCCAGAAGCGCCTGGAGCGCCGCTTGAAACAACTGGAAACTTTGCAAGATGACGACTGAGGCCCCCATGCGTGTGAATAAGGCCGTGCTGGCCGTGACCTTCGTCGGCCTCTTGGCCATGTTCGCGTGGTCCTTCCTGTACCGCGCCCAGAACCCTTCCCTGACCGCGGCCCTGGACACGCGCGGCGCGCAGGCTCCCGGAGGCGAGGGGGGCATGGGCGGCATGGGGTCCATGGGAGGACCGGCCATGAAGGCTGTGGTGGACGCCATGGCCAAGCTCAAGGAGAACCCCGAGGACCCCGAGGCCCTGCACCAGGCCGCCGATGCCTTCGCCGAGGCCGAGCTGTGGGACAAGGCGTCGCAGATGGCGGAAAAGGCCCTGGCCAAGAATCCCGCCGACAAGGAACTCCTGAATCTCTACGGGGTGATCCTGTTCCGCCTGGAGCGCCCTTCGGAATCGGTCAAGGCTTTCGAGGAACTGCTCAAGCTCGATCCGGCCAACGTCCACGCCCGGTTCAACCTGGGGGCGGTCTACAAGTTCGGCCTGCAGGACCCGGCCAAGGCCAGGCCCTATTTCGAGGCCGTGCAGGCCGACCCCAAGGCCGATCCCGAGATCAGGGAACAGGCCAAACAGGAACTGACGGACGGAAAGTAGGCAGACGCCCGGCCCCGGAATGCGGGGCCGGGCGTTTTTTCTTGCGCGACGTACCCGCGCAATCCGTGGCGGGCTTCTCGTTGTTCCAATACTGGAGCGGGCCGGGCCGGTTTCGTTACGCAGAGCGGAACGTTACGGAAGCGTTGCATTTTCTGCTACCTTCGTTAAATAGCTGCTTGGGCAATTGCCGGTTTTTCCTTTCTTGTGAAATCCCGGTTTCAGCAGTCCGTAGTGGCCTTGCGTTCCCTGGAACGCGACCCAAAACCCTTTTTCGGAGGTAAGGCAGGCATGAACTTCAAGCGTGGCCTGGTCATGGCTCTCGCCATGGCCGCATTCCTGGCTGTCGGCAACCTGGTCCTGGCGGCCGATGTGATCAAGATCGCCGTCCCCTCGCCCTTCACCGGCTCCGCCGCCGGATACGGCGACAACGTCAAGGCCGGCGTGGCCATGAAGATCGAAGAGGTCAACGCCAAGGGCGGCGTGAACGGCAAGATGCTCGAGGCCGTCTACTTCGACGAACAGTGCGATCCCAAGGAAGCCGCCACCGTGGGCACCAAGATCGCCGGCGACAAGGACCTGGTCGCCATCGTGGGCCACCTGTGCTCCGGTGCCCACCTGGCCGCCCTGCCCAACTACGTGCGCGTGGGCGTGCCCGCTCTCTCCCCCACCGCCACCAACGTGACCATCTCCGACAAGGGCAAGGACGCCAAGGGCCAGCCCTGGAGCTTCCGCAACGTGTACCTGGACGACTTCCAGGGCGTCTTCCTGGCCGACTACATGCTCAAGGTGCTCAACCTGAAGAAAGTGGCCGTGTTCTATGAGAACAACGACTACGGCATCGGCCTCAAGGACGCCTTCGTGAAGCAGGCCAAGGCCAACGGCCTGACCGTGGTGGGCGAGGAAGCCTACATGAAGGGCGCCACCGACTTCACCCCCCAGCTGACCAAGCTGAAGGGCTCCGCCCCCGAGGCCCTGTTCATCGCCGGCTACTACGCCGAGGGCTCCCTCATCGCCGACCAGGCCAAGAAGCTGGGCATGAGCGTGCCCAAGTTCGGCGCCGACGGCCTGGACAACGCCGACTACATCAAGCTGGCTGGTCCCGCCGGTGACAACACCTACCTGACCACCCCCTTCCTGGCCGAGACCGCCGGTCCCGACGCCAAGGCCTTCATCGACGCCTACAAGACCAAGTACAAGCGCGATGTTGACTGGATGAGCGCGAATGCGTATGACGCCGCCGGAATGATCATCGAGGCCATTTCCAAGGTCGGCCCGGACCGCGCCAAGATCCGCGAGTACCTGGCTTCCATCAATTCCAAGGAAAAGGCCTACAAGGGCATCACCGGCCTGACCTACTTCAACGAGAAGGGCGACTGCGTGAAGCCTGCCTACGTGAAGATGGTCAAGAACGGCCAGTTCGTGCCCGCCGAAAAGCAGATGACGAACTAGCCGCCACCGGCTTAAGTTGATTCGAAACAGGCTGGATGACCGTCCAGCCTGTTTCTTTTCATAAGATTTCCGCATATACGACGCGGATCGCGGGCGCGGGGGGCCTGAATCTTCCCCCACGCCGGTCCACGCGGCGGCGCCGGGTCCCGGCTCGCCAACACAATTGGTTCGGAGAAGGCCGTGTTCGAACAACAACTCTTCAATGGCTTGACCCTGGGGCTTATCTACGCGCTCATCGCCGTGGGCTACACCATGGTCTACGGCGTCATCGAGCTCATCAACTTCGCCCACGGCGAAGTGTACATGCTCGGGGCGTTTCTGTGCATCACCTTCATCCAGGGCCTGGGCATCCCCCTGTTCCCGGCCATCGCCCTCTCCATGGCCTGCTGCGCGGCCATAGGCGTGTTCATCGACCAGATCGCCTACAAGCCCCTGCGCAAGGCCCCGCGCCTGGCCGCCCTCATCACGGCCATCGGCGTCTCCATCTTTCTGCAGAACATCGCCATGATCATCTGGGGATCGCGCCCGGTGCCCTTCACCCGGTCCGCCGTTCCCGCCGCCTTCAGCGAAACGGCCTTCACCCTGGGCTCGGTCAACGTCTCGGGCCTGCAGGTCTTCATCTACGCCGCGACCATCGCCATGATGGTGGGCCTCACCCTCATCATCAACAAGACCAAGGTGGGCACGGCCATGCGCGCCCTGGCCCAGAACCCGGTCAGCGCGGCGCTCATGGGCATCAACGTCAACCGGGTCATCTCCTTCACCTTCGCCCTGGGCTCGAGCCTGGGCGCGGTGGCCGGCATCCTGGTGGGCATGTATTACAACACCCTCTCCGCCACCATGGGCTACAACGCGGGCGTCAAGGCGTTCGCCGCGGCGGTGCTGGGCGGCATCGGCTCGGTGCCCGGAGCCATGCTCGGCGGCGTTGTGCTGGGCGTGGCCGAAACCCTGGGAGCGGGCTACGTCTCCTCCCAATACCGGGACGGCCTGGGCTACGCGGTCATGATCGCGGTCATTCTGCTTCGTCCCTCGGGCCTGCTCGGCAAGAGCGTGGCCCAGAAGGCCTAGGAGGGCGGACATGTCAGGAAACAAAACCGCAATCAAACTGCTCGGGCTGGCCGCCCTGCTGGCCTTCCCGATGCTGCCGGTCAGCAGCGAATACGTGATGCACGTAGCCGTGCTCATCATGGTCTACGCCGTGCTGGCCATGGGGCTCAACGTCCTGCCCGGATTCTGCAACCTGCTGGACCTCGGCTACGTGGGCTTCTACGGCATCGGGGCCTACACGGCGGGCATCCTGGCCCTCAACCACAACGTCAGCTTCTGGATCATCGTACCTGGGGCCGTGGCCATTGGAGCCTTGTGCGGCATGCTGCGCGGCGCTCCGACGCTCAGGCTCTCCGGCGACTACTTCGCCATCGTGACCTTCGGGTTCACCGAACTGGTGGTGCTCTTCCTCACCAACGAGATATGGCTCACGCGCGGTCCCCTGGGCCTGCCGGGCATCCCCCCCATCGGCCTGAGCCTGGAGTTCCTGGGCATCGACTGGCGCTACGACTTCCTGAGCGAGATTCCCTACTACTATCTTGGACTGGTCATGGTGGGCGCGGTCTATGTGGTCATGTGCCGCATCGAGGACTCGCGCCTGGGCCGGGCCTGGCTGGCCATCAAGGAAGACCCCCTGGCCGCAGCCAGCTGCGGCATCAACCTCATGGCCTACAAGACCGTGGCCTTCGCCTTCTCCGCCGGCGTCGGCGCCCTGGCCGGCTGCTTCATGGCCCAGTGGTCCATGTTCCTGGCCCCGGACGTGTTCAAGTTCTGGGAGTCCTTCCTGGTGCTGTGCATGATCGTGCTGGGCGGCCTCGGCAACATCAACGGGGCCATCGTGGGCGCCGTGGTGCTCATCGCCCTGGGCGAGATCCTGCGCGTGGTGCTGCCCAAGTTCGGGCTCCCCGCCGAGACGCGGTTTCTGGTCTACGGCCTCATCATGATTCTCATCATGCGCTTCAAGCCCGGCGGCTTCTTCCCGGCCATCGCCGCCACCAGCAAGAAGAGCAGGCTCATTTTGGACCTCAAGGCCAGGCTTCAGGCCGAGAGGGCGGGGTAGGGCATGGACACCATTCTCAAGATCGACGGCGTGAGCAAACGCTTCGGCGGCCTCCTGGCCCTGGCCGACGTGAGCTTCGATGTGGCCAAGGGCCGCATCCTGGGCCTCATCGGCCCCAACGGCGCGGGCAAGACCACCATGTTCAACTGCATCGCGGGCATCTACAAGCCCACCGAAGGCCAGATCGTTTTCGACAAGGACGGCGGCCCGGCGGACGTGAGCGGCTCGCGTCCCGAGCAGATGACCCAGATGGGCGTGGCCCGCACCTTCCAGAACATCCGGCTCTTCGGCTCGCTGCCGGTGCTGGACAACGTGCGCATCGGCCGCCACTGCCGCGCGGACCAGGGATTCTGGGGCGCGGTGCTGCGCACCAAGGCCCAGAAGGCCGAAGAAAAGCTCCTGGTGGAGCAAAGCATGGAGTACCTGGACTTCGTGGGCCTGAAAAACAAGGCCCTGGACCTCTCCAGCTCCCTCTCCTACGGCGACCAGCGCCGCCTGGAGATCGCCCGGGCCCTGGCCAGCGAGCCCAAGCTCCTGCTGCTGGACGAACCCGCCGCGGGCATGAACCCCCAGGAGACCGCGTCCCTGGTGGACCTCATACACGCCATCCTGGAAAAGGACGTCACCGTGGTCCTCATCGAACACGACATGAAGCTGGTCATGAGCATCTGCGAACATCTGGTGGTTCTTGACCACGGGGTCAAGATCGCCGAGGGCGGCCCGCGCGAGATCAGGGAAAACCCGGAGGTCATCGAGGCCTACCTGGGCAGGGGGGCGGCCCATGCTTAGTCTTACCGGCATCAACACCTATTACGGTTCCATACACGCCTTGAAGGGCGTGACGCTCACCGTGAACCAGGGCGAGATCGTCACCCTGATCGGCGCCAACGGCGCGGGCAAGACCACCACGCTCATGAGCATCTCCGGCGTGACCCAGCCCAAGCAGGGCGCAATCGAGTTCCTGGGCGAGGACATCACCAAGCTCTCCACGGAAAAGATCGTGGCCAAGGGCATCACCCAGGTGCCCGAGGGGCGCATGATCTTTCCGCGCCTCACGGTGCGCGAAAACCTGCTCATGGGAGCCTATCTTCGCAACGACAAGGACGGCGTGAAGGCGGACGAGGAGAAGGTCTACGAGCTTTTCCCCAAGCTTTTGGAGCGCTCCAAGCAGCACGGCGGAACGCTCTCCGGCGGCGAGCAGCAGATGCTTGCAATCGGACGCGCCCTCATGGCAAGACCCAAGGTGCTGCTCCTCGACGAGCCGAGCCTGGGGCTCGCGCCCATCGTGGTGGAGAACATCTTCGAGATCATCCAGCGCATCAACCGGGAAGGCGTGACCATCCTGCTCGTGGAGCAGAACGCGCAGATGGCCCTGCACATCGCCCACCGTGGATACGTGCTTGAAACCGGCGTGGTCACCCTTGAGGGGCCCGCCAAAGACCTGCTTGAAAACCCCAAGGTTCGCTCTGCGTACCTCGGACTCGACTAATCCGCCTCTGGAGGGCGTATGGACGACAAGATTACCGGCCTGGGCCTCACCTTCGACGACGTATTGCTGATTCCCGCCTATTCGGAGGTCCTGCCCGATCAGGTGGACGTCTCCACCTCGCTCACTCCGGAGATCCGGCTGAACATCCCGCTTCTTTCGGCGGCCATGGACACCGTCACCGAGTCGCGCATGGCCATCTCCATGGCCCGCAACGGCGGCGCTGGCGTCATCCACAAGAACATGTCCGTGGCCCAGCAGAAGCTCGAGGTCGAGAAGGTCAAGAAGAGCGAGTCGGGCATGATCATCGACCCGGTGACCGTGCACCCGGACATGACCGTGGCCGACGCCCTGAAGGTCATGGCCGAGTTTTCCATCTCCGGGCTGCCCGTGGTGGAGAACGACGGCCTGGTGGGCATCGTCACCAACCGCGACGTGCGCTTCGTGGACGACGACGTCACCAAGGTGCGCGACGTCATGACCAGCGAGAAGCTGATCACGGTGCCCGTGGGCACGCCCCTGGAGATCGCCAAGGAGCACCTGCACGAGCACCGCATCGAGAAGCTTTTGGTGGTGGACGAGAACAAGAAGCTCAAGGGCCTCATCACCATCAAGGACATCGACAAGATTCAGAAGTACCCCAACGCCTGCAAGGACCCCCTGGGACGCCTGCGTGTGGGCGGGGCCATCGGCGTGGGCCAGGGCCGAGAGGAGCGCGTGGAGGCCCTGCTCGAGGCCGGGTGCGACTTCATCGTCCTGGATTCGGCCCACGGCCACACCAAAAACATCATCACCGCCGTGGAGGCCATCCGCTCCCAGTTTCCCACCATCCAGCTGATCGCCGGAAACGTGGGCACCTACGACGGGGCCAAGGCCCTCATCAAGGCCGGGGCGGACGCCGTGAAGGTGGGCATCGGACCCGGTTCCATCTGCACCACCCGCATTGTGGCCGGCGTGGGCGTGCCCCAGATCACGGCCATCATGGAAGCCGTGCGAGCAGCCCGCGAGGCGGGCAAGTGCTGCATAGCCGACGGCGGCATCAAGTTCTCCGGCGACGTGGTCAAGGCCATCGCCGCCGGGGCCGACACGGTCATGATGGGCTCCATGTTCGCCGGAACCGAGGAAAGCCCGGGCGAGACCATTCTCTACCAGGGCCGCACCTACAAGATCTATCGCGGCATGGGCTCCATCGACGCCATGCGCGAGGGCAGCGCCGACCGCTACTCCCAGGACAACAAGTCCAACAAGCTGGTGCCCGAGGGCATCGTGGGCAGGGTGCCCTTCAAGGGGCACGTGGCCGAGTCCATCTACCAGATGGTGGGCGGGCTGCGCTCCGGCATGGGCTACGTGGGCGTTTCGACCATCAAGGAACTGCAGGTGAAGCCCCGCTTCACCCGCATCTCCCCGGCGGGGCTGCGCGAATCCCACGTCCATGACGTGATCATCACCAAGGAATCCCCCAACTACAGGGTGGAGAGTTACTGATGCAACACAACGACACTGTCGTCATCCTGGACTTCGGCTCCCAGTACACCCAGCTCATCGCGCGCCGCGTGCGCGAGGCCGGGGTCTACTCGGAAATCCATCCCTGCACCTTGAGCGCCGACAAGCTCAAGGCCATCGCCCCCAAGGCGGTCATCCTCTCCGGCGGACCGGCCAGCGTGCGCGACGTGGATTCCCCCCAGCTGGACCCCGCCGTGCTCGAGCTCGGCGTGCCGGTGCTGGGCATCTGCTACGGCATGCAGCTCCTGGCCAACACCCTGCCCGGAGGCGCGGTGGCCTCTGCCAAGGAGCGCGAATACGGCCGGGCCGAGCTGAGCTTTTCGGGCAAGAGCCCCCTCTGGGAAGGCATCGAGGCCGCCGGGGCGCACACGGTCTGGATGTCCCACGGCGACCACGTGGTCTCCATCCCGGACGGGTTCGAGGTCATCGCCCGCACGGGCAGCGTCGAGGCCGCGGCCATGCAGGACGCATCCCGGAACATCTACGCCCTGCAGTTCCACCCCGAAGTGGCCCACACCGAGGACGGCGTGGCCATCCTGAACAACTTCCTGTTCAAGATCGCCAACGTGGGCACCGGCTGGACCATGGCCAGCTACGTGGAATCCGAAGTGGCGGCCCTGCGCGAGAAGCTGGGGGACGACCACGTGGTCTGCGCGCTCTCGGGCGGCGTGGACTCCACGGTGGTGGCGGTGCTCCTGCACAAGGCCATCGGCAAGCGCCTGCACTGCATCTTCGTGGACAACGGCGTGCTGCGCCTGCACGAGGGCGAGGAAGTCGTCAACTACCTGCGTGAGCACTTCGACCTGAACCTCAAGTACGTCCAGGCCCAGGACCGCTTCCTGGACCGCCTGGAGGGCGTCGAGGACCCGGAGAAGAAGCGCAAGATCATCGGCCACACCTTCATCGAGGTCTTCGAGGAAGAGGCCAAGGCCATCCCCGGCGTGAAGTGGCTGGCCCAGGGCACCCTGTACCCGGACGTGATCGAGTCCGTGAGCTTCAAGGGCGGCCCCAGCGTGGTCATCAAGAGCCACCACAACGTGGGCGGCCTGCCCGAGAAGATGGACCTCAAGCTGGTGGAGCCCCTGCGCGAACTCTTCAAGGACGAGGTGCGCAAGGTGGCCTACGAGCTGGGCATGCCGGAAAGCATCATCTGGCGCCATCCCTTCCCGGGACCGGGCCTGGCCATCCGCATCATCGGGGCCATCACCCGCGAGCGCCTGGACATCCTGCGCCGCGCCGACAAGATCGTGCAGGCCGAGCTTCTGGCCTCGGACTGGTACCGCAAGGTCTGGCAGGGATTCGCGGTGCTCCTGCCGCTCAAGACCGTGGGCGTCATGGGCGACGACCGCACCTACGAGAACGTGTGCGCGCTGCGCATCGTGGACTCCCTGGACGCCATGACCGCCGACTGGTCGCGCGTGCCCACGGACATCCTGGCGCGCATCTCCAACCGCATCATCAACGAGGTCAAGGGAATCAACCGGGTCGTGCTGGACATCTCCTCCAAGCCGCCCGCGACCATCGAATGGGAGTAAGCGCATGTTCGGCATCGGCTCCACCGAGTTCCTGGTCATCCTGGTGGTGGCCCTGGTGCTCATCGGGCCCCAGAAGCTGCCCGAGCTTTTGAAGGCCGTCGGCAAGGGCATCAACGAGTTCAGGCGCATGAGTTCCGACGTGCGCAGCACCCTTGAACGCGAGATCGAAAGGGCCGACGAGGCCAAGCGCATCGAGGAGACCAAGAAGGAGCTGTTCGGCGACGCTCCGGCCCAGCCTGAGGAGGCCCAGGCGGCCACCGCCGTCCCTGAGGCGGCCGCGCAGCCCCAGGCCGACGCGGCCCCGCAGGCCGCGCCCGCGCCCGCCGCCGTTGCCGAAACGCCCGGGAACGGGCATGATGCATCCGGCCAGCCTGCGGCGCAGGCCGCGGCCGACCAACAGGCGCAACCGGCCGAAGCCGGACACGCGGCCCCCGTTCAGGCCGCCAAACCGGAAGCTCCGGCCCAGGAAAAGAGCCATGCGTAAAGCCCGGATCACCCGCACCACCAAGGAAACCTCCATCGAGCTGGAACTCGAGCTCGACGGCCAGGGCACGGCGGAAGTTTCCACGGGGGTCGGATTCGCCGACCACATGCTGACCCTGCTGGCCTTCTGGTCCGGCATGGATATCAAGCTCTTCTGCAAGGGCGACCTGCACGTGGACGCGCACCACACCCTGGAGGACATCGGCCTGTGCCTGGGGCAGGCCCTTTGCGACGCCCTCGGCGACAAGGCCGGGATCAACAGGGTGGGGCATGCCCGCTTCCCCCTGGACGAGGCGCTCTCCGAGGCCGTGGTTGACCTCTCCGGCCGGGCCTATCTGGTCTACGAGGACGGCCTGCTGCCGGCTCAGGTGGCTGGCGAGGAAAAGGATGTCTGGCGGGAGTTCTTCAAATCCCTGGCCTTCAAGGGCCAGATGAACCTGCACGTCCGCATGCTCTACGGCAAGAACGCACACCACCTGCTGGAGTCGTCCTTCAAGGCGCTCGGGGTGGCGCTGCGCCAGGCCGTGGCGCGTGAGAGGGCCGGGGTGCCCAGCACCAAAGGGAGCCTAGGCTGATGCGTTCCAACCGCGCGATCATCGTTCTTCTGGTCCTGTCCGTCGTTTTCGCTTCCGCCTGCCAGCGCCGCAAGCCCCAGGTGGAGCCCAAGATGAACCCCCAGTTCACCGTGGCCGTAGCTCCGTTCACCGTGGCCCACGAACCCTGGGAACTGCTGAGCGGGTACATGCCCGAGCGAGTCATGGCCCCCAAGGCCGACGCCCTGGACGACCTGGACTCCATCCTGGCCAAGGCCATGAAGATCACCCCCGAGCGCAACATCATCGCCGGGACCAAGGCGAAGTCCTGCGCGGACTCCGTGCGGCGCGCCCCCGAGGCCAGCAGGATGGCCACCCTCAAGTACTGGCAGGAAGTGGGCAAGTGTCTGGACGCCCAGTACCTGCTGGTGCCCGTGGCCGTGCACTGGAAGGAGCGCGAAGGCTCCGCCGCCGGGTCCACAAGCCCCGCCTGGGTCATCCTTGACCTGTATCTGGTCAACGTGAAGACCGGCGGAATTACGAACCACTTCCACTACGACTACCAGCAGCAGGCCCTTACGGACAACATTCTCGAAATGGACAAGTTCTTCAAGCGCAAGGGCCAGTGGGTCACTGCCGAGGACCTCGCCCGCGAAGGCATCGAGAAGGGCCTCAAGGAGTTCGGGCTGTGATTCTGTACCCGGCCATCGACATCAAGGATGGCCAGTGCGTACGCCTCAAGCAGGGGCTGGCCGACCAGGTGACGGTGTTCGACCCGGACCCGGTCAGCGCCGCCGGGCACTGGCTGGACAAGGGGGCCAAAGCCCTGCACGTGGTGGACCTGGATGGGGCCTTCGAGGGCGTGCCCGCCAACAAGGATCTCGTGGCGGCCATCTGCAGGCGCGCCGGGAACGTCCCGGTGCAGCTGGGAGGCGGCATCCGCGATCTGGCCACGGCCAAGGCATACGTCGCGGCGGGCGTTTCGCGCCTGCTCATAGGCACCATGGCCCTGGCCGACCCTGACCGGTTCGGGGAGCTCTGCGCGGCCCTGCCCGGCAAGGTGTGCGTGTCCCTGGACGCCGACGGCGGCCGCCTCAAGACCAAGGGGTGGGTGGAGGACTCGGGCCTCACCGTGGACGACGTGCTGCCCCGCCTGGAAGCCCAGGGCACGGCTTGTCTCGTCTATACCGACATCAGCCGCGACGGCATGCAGTCGGGGGTGAACATTCCGGCCATGGAGGCGCTGCTGTCCAAGACGAAGCTGCCGGTCATCGCGGCCGGGGGCGTGGCCACCCTGGACGACCTCAAGGCCCTGGCACCGCTTGCCGCCAAGGGGCTGCACGGTGTGATCAGCGGCCGGGCCATCTACACCGGGACGCTCGATTTCACCAAGGCCATGGCCTGGCTCGAGAACGGTCGATCCTGACATCTCGTTACCGTTCTGCTCCTTCTCTAGGCCACCCCTTGCGGGGTGGCCTTTTTTGTTTCGGCGAGTGGATTGTTTTCGTTGAATTATATACGTCTTAACGATACTATGGGCGCGTAATTCAGAACGGGAAGGGAGTAGCCAATGCGTGTTTTCATGCCGGTTGTTGTGGTTCTCTTGGCCGTGGCCCTTGGCGCATGCGTCGACAAGACAGTCATGAAAGAACATGCGGTCATCGAGGTTCCCGACGGGAAGGAGACCAAGAGCATCAATCTGGGCAAGATGGTGGTGAAGGTGCCTCGCGGCCAGGTCATAGGCCAGCTCAAGGCAGGGTTCGCCTGTTTCGTCGTTGGACAGAAGACCTGGAGGGGCGGCAGCAGAGGCGCGGGTGATTCGGAATTCTCCTCCATCTTTTTCGAGGAGCTCAAGCGAAACAACTACAATGTGGTCGGAGACCCCACCGACCTGTTCGGCTCGAAAAGCCCGGCAGCCGAAATCTCCGTGGGCGGACTCATTACCTCCATTGCCTCCGACGTCTGCTATCCCAACGCCAACGCCTACTTCATGGACAAGATGAACGGCCGCAGCAAGGCGAGCATAAGCGTGGAATGGCAAGTCTACTCCAATATGGACAAGAAGGTGATCTTCAAAACGGCCTCAACGGGGGAAGCTGAGCGCAATTTCTCGGACGGCAACGCAGATGAGGTGATGTATCTGGCCTTCACCAGCGCCGTGCAGGGGTTGCTCGCGGACAAGCAGTTCCTGGATGCGGTCATGGACGCGGGGAAGGGCTCCGGCAACATGGGCGGATTGACCGACGCGACGCAGGCCAATCCGCCGGCAGC
The window above is part of the Fundidesulfovibrio terrae genome. Proteins encoded here:
- the hisA gene encoding 1-(5-phosphoribosyl)-5-[(5-phosphoribosylamino)methylideneamino]imidazole-4-carboxamide isomerase; amino-acid sequence: MILYPAIDIKDGQCVRLKQGLADQVTVFDPDPVSAAGHWLDKGAKALHVVDLDGAFEGVPANKDLVAAICRRAGNVPVQLGGGIRDLATAKAYVAAGVSRLLIGTMALADPDRFGELCAALPGKVCVSLDADGGRLKTKGWVEDSGLTVDDVLPRLEAQGTACLVYTDISRDGMQSGVNIPAMEALLSKTKLPVIAAGGVATLDDLKALAPLAAKGLHGVISGRAIYTGTLDFTKAMAWLENGRS
- the hisB gene encoding imidazoleglycerol-phosphate dehydratase HisB encodes the protein MRKARITRTTKETSIELELELDGQGTAEVSTGVGFADHMLTLLAFWSGMDIKLFCKGDLHVDAHHTLEDIGLCLGQALCDALGDKAGINRVGHARFPLDEALSEAVVDLSGRAYLVYEDGLLPAQVAGEEKDVWREFFKSLAFKGQMNLHVRMLYGKNAHHLLESSFKALGVALRQAVARERAGVPSTKGSLG
- the guaA gene encoding glutamine-hydrolyzing GMP synthase, with the translated sequence MQHNDTVVILDFGSQYTQLIARRVREAGVYSEIHPCTLSADKLKAIAPKAVILSGGPASVRDVDSPQLDPAVLELGVPVLGICYGMQLLANTLPGGAVASAKEREYGRAELSFSGKSPLWEGIEAAGAHTVWMSHGDHVVSIPDGFEVIARTGSVEAAAMQDASRNIYALQFHPEVAHTEDGVAILNNFLFKIANVGTGWTMASYVESEVAALREKLGDDHVVCALSGGVDSTVVAVLLHKAIGKRLHCIFVDNGVLRLHEGEEVVNYLREHFDLNLKYVQAQDRFLDRLEGVEDPEKKRKIIGHTFIEVFEEEAKAIPGVKWLAQGTLYPDVIESVSFKGGPSVVIKSHHNVGGLPEKMDLKLVEPLRELFKDEVRKVAYELGMPESIIWRHPFPGPGLAIRIIGAITRERLDILRRADKIVQAELLASDWYRKVWQGFAVLLPLKTVGVMGDDRTYENVCALRIVDSLDAMTADWSRVPTDILARISNRIINEVKGINRVVLDISSKPPATIEWE
- the tatB gene encoding Sec-independent protein translocase protein TatB, yielding MFGIGSTEFLVILVVALVLIGPQKLPELLKAVGKGINEFRRMSSDVRSTLEREIERADEAKRIEETKKELFGDAPAQPEEAQAATAVPEAAAQPQADAAPQAAPAPAAVAETPGNGHDASGQPAAQAAADQQAQPAEAGHAAPVQAAKPEAPAQEKSHA
- a CDS encoding S1C family serine protease — protein: MRVFMPVVVVLLAVALGACVDKTVMKEHAVIEVPDGKETKSINLGKMVVKVPRGQVIGQLKAGFACFVVGQKTWRGGSRGAGDSEFSSIFFEELKRNNYNVVGDPTDLFGSKSPAAEISVGGLITSIASDVCYPNANAYFMDKMNGRSKASISVEWQVYSNMDKKVIFKTASTGEAERNFSDGNADEVMYLAFTSAVQGLLADKQFLDAVMDAGKGSGNMGGLTDATQANPPAAQAGDATGPITVAAQAKQTRTLAEVQKSVVVLELGGHGSGVLIGDEGYILTNHHVVDGVKRMRVLFSNGTKAEGVVVKSEPKQDVGLLKIESPPVKGLPLRLEDLAPGTEVYAVGAPLDTANRGTITKGVVSSYRFKKDGSRWLQSDTSVTFGNSGGPMVDAQGRVVGLTSWGSGEYKGLSYFVPIADGLRALDIQTR